The Setaria viridis chromosome 9, Setaria_viridis_v4.0, whole genome shotgun sequence sequence GGTGGTGTTGGAGTTTGTAGCCGCTATGGTTAAAGTACATTAAGGCTCTAGCTCGGACCTTCAGCAGCGACGTGGTAGAAATTTGAAGTTGATGCCCAAAAACAAAATAATCAGCAATAGTTTAAGCTTGTGCACAAGGCAAAGAATATCATATTGTTTATTTTCCCTCCTAACATGAGGGTACTAGTTTTGATATAAAACAACTGAAAAACATCACTAGTGTCAGAAAGACAAACTCCAGATGGTTTTACTTTTTAATATGAAAGGATCAAAACAGAATTAAAAGTATAGTTGACAATCGAAATAACTTGAAACCATTTTGCCACGAAATCAATCATATGTTCAGTATTATATAGGCTTAAAAGGCATTTTAGTGACAACAAATAGGCCTGTTAAAAAAAGGCTAAGAAACCAATATAGAAGGATAAGGTTATGCCTTCAACGAAAAATGCCAACCTTTGCCATCTCATCTGGACTCACCTCATTGAGAAAAGGTTCTACAAGGCGCAACTGAAGATCGGTTGCTTCAGCTGCTATCATGCAAAAGAAACGCTTGAAGTTTCCTAGCTGGTAGCATCTACAATAAACATATACAATTATCTAAGATTAAAAAGAACATGGTTCAGCATGAAAGTAGTCAGCTATGAATCAGCTACATACTTATGACTAAAACATACAACTGGATGCACAGACGGAAAGTCAAAATGATGACATAAGCTTTGGACTGAATTATGAGAATAGAAATAGGAGCATgcacaaaaaaaatgaaggttCACATTGGCAAGCAATACAAATAGAAGTTACCTCAATAAATTTCTCACAAATATCATTTCCTTCGATTGTCTAACTTGAGTAGCTAATCGGCTATACCACAAAGAGAGTGAATCTACCTGAAGATAAATAGAAAATCAGGCTATGTAGTATTTACTAGATGGAGTAAGGTAAAGCACAAATCACCTCAATAGGTAAATAGAACAAGTTTGAACATGGAATGGAAGCAATAAGAATGGGGAAAGAATTTACCATTTTGGGTATCTTGCAGCCTAAATGTAGAAGCACATAGAAGGAATAATATTCGGCCTCTCTTTTGCTGTGGGAATCACTCTCATGGATTACGTGATACATATCAAACAGTGAAAGCAAGCATTTTGTTAGCTGCTCCATGTTTAGGAAACACAATGAAGCATCTGAATCCTGGCAAGACCTAGCAAGTCTCTGGTGGGACCTAATATGAAATGTTACCTAGGAAGTAGACAGGTATTAGATAAAGCTATAAAGAGAAATACTTTAATATAAGTTTGCACTGGAAGCAATGATATTGCTCCAGCTGAGAAAAAAAAGTATGCAGAAATATAACAAATAACAAggccaatatttttttttaaaaaaaaaggctacCAAGTGAGTTAAAACTGGTAGCAAATGCCTGACAGAAATTATGACCCATTAAACAATAattcagagaaaaaaaacataatttctATTCCGAATTGAGAACAAAAGAGAAGCTAAACAACCATTTGAGCATATCTAGTTATCCTGCCTGATATCATGTGCATAGAGTGAATATTTGGTCAACATTATAAAAAAGAATAGCAACATTCcttcaagaaaataaaaagaaaattaaggTTGTTTTGCAGAGTACAGAAAATATAACTTAAACCGAATGAAATATGGTTTTTGAATCAAGAGAAACTGCCATCTGGCCTCCCCAAACTTAGTGTCAAGGGTCACCAGACTAAACTCTATTGAAATTTCAATGTTAAAATTGAAGCTTCAAGAAGAACAAGACAATGTAGAATTATAAAACATTGTTGAAGAGATAAAGGGAGTTCACAAGATGGGAATATACCACATTCTCATATATTTGAACTGCTTGATCATTCACTATATTCTGCATACTGAGGTCTTGTCTTATAGACCTTGTCCTATCAAAGATGAAATCATGGATTGTCTCAAATGGATGCTCTGAAGAATCCAGTAAATGCAAAAGATAATCCATTGTTTCTCGCAAAACCGGTAGAGGACGTATATCTGATGCCATTACATATGTGGAAGATATAGTTCTGCAGAACTAGCATGAAACCAGGGGTTAGAAAAAGAAGATTGGAATTCACAGAATACTCATGGGTAATTTCGATCTTTGATAAATAAACAAAGTTCATGCAGTCATTCAGACAAACAGAAAAGCATAATTGGCTGCCTGAAATTTTTCAGTTGATAGATCAGATATACCATGAGATTCATAAATGGAACTATTTTACTACAGTAGAATACATCAAAAATATTTATGATTTTGTAGCCATCATTAGTGGCATGCATCATTTGACTCACAACTCATTGCAGCATGGGAAACTCATACTTGGATCAACAGGTAAAAAACTCACTCTTGCGATGTCTATATTGCTAGTTACAGTTCATAATTTCAGCAGTTAGTAAAGACCGCAAGGATGTAGGACAGGGGATTATATAATTTTATCATCATTTGAGGAGATAAAAGCTCTGTTTTTTCAAAGATGGCCTCCTAGGCTGCTATAGAAAGGTTCTACTGATTTACTACCATCTACTCTCACaaacttctttctttctcttccaatGTGATGTCAAATTAAGTTAAGCGGAATTCTTTAACAAGTTATCAAGCCTATTCCTTGCGACCTTCCATTCTAGCCATTCAGGAACACAGGATTGTCTCTAATCCGATAACTCTAGAAGAGGAGAGAATCCCAAGCAAAAGGAAATGCAGGTCTAACTAAAATGTAGGGCCAACATGTCCTCATAAATAATAACAACCCAGCTTCGTTTTGTTCTGGAAATGATTGGACAAAAAGAATGCACATGAAGGCAGGTGCTGACATCGGTGGCATATGCAACAATAGTTTGCAAATCGCAACTAACATAAAGAGTTCGCCGGTTCCAGCACACGCGGCGATCTCCCTGTAAGAAAACGTACATGGACAGTTGCATGAACGTATGCATCCAACGACATAAATCCAGAGAGAGCAGGCGCTAACCTAACTACCACATGGAAGGGCCAAGCTAGTCAGGCCATTTGAATTGGGAGAAGACTACAAGCAGTCAAGCACATACAGGCAAAAGGACCAGCAAGGAAGCAAAAGCCTCACACATCGGCACGAACAAACGCAAGGCCAATCAAGAAAGGGACGGCTCACCTTCTTGACGGCGAGGGAAGGAGACGTGCGCGCGGGGTCGCCGCCCACCCGCTCGAGCACGGCCAGGTCCCTCAGCCGCTCCCTCAGCGCTCGTTCCCTCGCTGCAACGGAGACCACGGCAACCATGAGCTCAGGCGCCACACGAACGATCAATCTGGACCGCTCTAGTCGCGCGATTTCATCGAACAGGTGGTGCGCGTTGGCGCCACGGGAACATCAACCCGGCTGTTGCCATCGCCTTCGCCTGACCGGCGGCTAACGCGGACGAGAGAACGGAGGATATTTACCTGGGCACATGTCGGGGCAGGTGCCCATGATCGGCGCTGCGTCGTCGACGGTAGAGGCTGGGGCAGGGTTGaccgccgcggaggaggcggtagaggaaggaggtggtggggaggggcggcctccgccgccgccgcctcgtccgcgTCCGCGTCCTCGCCAGCCTCGGCCGCGGGAGGAGCTCCAGCCCCGGTGGCTCGCCTCGCCGCGGCGGTCCATGGTTGCTGCCTCTGCCTGGCTCAGCGGCGTGGAAAGTTCGGTGCGGGCCTGCGGGGACTTCGATCTGGAGCTCCTGGAGTAGTTTAGAAATTTGGAGATGGTCGAGGCCTCGAGGGATATAACTCGGGGGTGCTTGGGAACACcctattaaaatttaacacctgtcacatcagatgtttggatgctaaatAGAAGtactaaacataaactaattacaaaattaattacacagatggagtataattcgcgagacgaatatattaagtctaattagtccatgatttgacaatgtggtgctacagtaaccatttgctaatggtggattaattatgcttaatagattcgtctcacgaattagcacaaggttctgcaattagttttataattagctcatgtttagtcctcttaattagcatccgaacatccgatgtgacactgttaaagtttagcacttcgtatccaaacagccccttggAGTAGCCGCTTCAGTCAACCTGCTTGATTCGGGGGGAAATGTTTAAGGAAAAACTCACCTATTCAATTTATCCAGGTCACCCTGACCAAAATGCAGACTTAATTTACTCCCTCCTCCTATTGATACCGGCTAAACCGGATCTCTACCTGATTTTGCCTACATGGCATGATTTGCATATTTGACGTGGACTACATGTCACCTAGCCGAGCCGTTCCGAGCGCCGCACTAGCTTGCGCGAGGGCGCAAGCTGAGTTACAGTGACGCACCTCGCACGCAGCCACCCTCGCGATAGCCAAACTGCAGAGCCGAACCTCGCACGCCCACCATCTAAGCCTCACACCTGGTTTCTTGCTCCACGCGCGCATGTATCTGCTACTCGTCTAGTCAAACGCTTTTGCCTGCGTTGTCGAtttgaatcaaaataaaaagaCACGGCAACACCGATCTACTTGCAAGCCTTCAGAAAAATCCAGGCTTATATGCTATCATGATAAGTGTGAGCAGCTTCACACGAGAATGCATGCGTCCTTGTCAATTTCACAAGAACACAAATGATGCAGGATAAAGCTTTTTCCAATTGCGGCAACACAAATGACACCCAGCGATCCGATCCATAGAGTACATCATTTAGCATTCTATTCATGCTGaataatcaaacaaaaaatttaACAAAAATGAGTCCCAACAGGAACACACAGGAACATGCTCTGGAAAAATCTCAGCCACCTTTTTTTCTGCATAGTATTGTTTGTTCTGAATACTTTGAAGAGGGAACATTCAAATCTGAAAAATAAGGACTATCAATGTACATTGTGTG is a genomic window containing:
- the LOC117836407 gene encoding SAC3 family protein C, with translation MDRRGEASHRGWSSSRGRGWRGRGRGRGGGGGGRPSPPPPSSTASSAAVNPAPASTVDDAAPIMGTCPDMCPARERALRERLRDLAVLERVGGDPARTSPSLAVKKFCRTISSTYVMASDIRPLPVLRETMDYLLHLLDSSEHPFETIHDFIFDRTRSIRQDLSMQNIVNDQAVQIYENVVTFHIRSHQRLARSCQDSDASLCFLNMEQLTKCLLSLFDMYHVIHESDSHSKREAEYYSFYVLLHLGCKIPKMVDSLSLWYSRLATQVRQSKEMIFVRNLLRCYQLGNFKRFFCMIAAEATDLQLRLVEPFLNEVRARALMYFNHSGYKLQHHPLEHLSGILMIEELELETLCGICGLEIRTSEGMKAFAPKQTSFSLPTFMPRSNGIYISREVER